A stretch of bacterium DNA encodes these proteins:
- a CDS encoding SagB/ThcOx family dehydrogenase, whose translation MEYIDLVQPKFEENTIMQILNNRRSVRNYKDSYLLFKEVSELLWAVSGKNSDWGGRTAPSAGATYPLEIYLMALKVESLQAGIYHYHFDHHKLSAKKLGDISGKVSASCLGQRMVADAPATIIITADFDRTTSRYGQRGLRYVYMEAGHCGQNLHIVAESMGLGTVMLGAFKDKEVKQVLEIDEDVLYFCPVGKK comes from the coding sequence ATGGAATATATAGATTTGGTTCAACCAAAATTTGAAGAGAATACTATTATGCAAATTCTTAACAATAGACGTTCTGTAAGGAACTATAAAGATTCGTATCTTTTGTTTAAAGAGGTCTCTGAACTACTTTGGGCTGTCTCTGGGAAAAATTCTGATTGGGGCGGTAGAACTGCACCTTCTGCTGGCGCTACATATCCTTTGGAAATCTATTTGATGGCTCTTAAAGTTGAATCTTTGCAGGCTGGTATTTATCACTACCATTTTGACCATCACAAACTTTCTGCAAAAAAACTCGGAGATATATCTGGGAAGGTTTCTGCTTCTTGCTTAGGACAAAGAATGGTGGCAGATGCTCCCGCAACCATCATTATAACGGCAGATTTTGATAGAACAACATCAAGGTATGGTCAAAGAGGTTTAAGGTACGTATATATGGAAGCTGGACATTGTGGTCAAAACTTACATATAGTAGCAGAATCTATGGGGTTAGGAACAGTGATGTTGGGTGCCTTTAAAGATAAAGAAGTAAAACAGGTTCTTGAAATAGATGAAGATGTATTATATTTTTGTCCAGTAGGGAAAAAATGA
- the miaA gene encoding tRNA (adenosine(37)-N6)-dimethylallyltransferase MiaA codes for MLPYYNMKTENISKKILILGGPTGVGKSDISFDLSLALNGEIISADSMQFYKEINIGTGKTPKWMRDKVPHHLIDFLSLREDFDVKAFVESALLCVEEILSRGKVPIIVGGSGLYIRSLLTGIFPMPEGSSERKNEIRENLASKELSELYSQLQLVDPTSASRINKNDRKRISRALEIYYLTGKTITFWHKQKSEDRLANIGVTLYFILTRSREVMYNRIERRVDEMFEEGWIKEVVRLKDEGLQGPLLYKAPIGYAEIIDYLDSKYSMEELVNLVKKKTKTYARKQLTWFRREDGIWLEIQDKRKTVEEIIKNFLALKTED; via the coding sequence ATGTTACCTTATTATAATATGAAAACAGAAAATATTTCAAAAAAAATTCTTATTTTAGGAGGTCCTACAGGTGTAGGGAAATCAGATATATCTTTTGATTTGTCTCTTGCTTTAAATGGAGAAATCATTTCTGCCGATAGTATGCAGTTTTATAAAGAGATAAATATTGGGACCGGAAAAACTCCAAAATGGATGAGAGATAAGGTTCCTCATCATCTTATAGATTTCCTCTCTTTGAGAGAAGATTTTGATGTAAAGGCTTTTGTTGAGTCTGCTCTTTTGTGCGTAGAAGAGATTTTAAGTAGGGGAAAGGTTCCGATAATAGTTGGTGGAAGCGGTTTATATATTAGGAGTTTGTTGACAGGTATTTTTCCTATGCCTGAAGGGTCATCAGAAAGAAAAAATGAGATAAGAGAAAATTTAGCAAGCAAAGAATTAAGTGAACTGTATTCTCAACTACAATTGGTAGACCCTACATCTGCTAGTAGGATAAATAAAAATGATAGAAAAAGAATAAGCCGTGCTCTTGAGATATACTATTTAACTGGAAAGACGATAACGTTTTGGCATAAACAAAAATCTGAAGATAGGCTGGCAAATATAGGTGTTACTTTATATTTTATACTTACACGAAGTCGAGAAGTGATGTATAATAGAATAGAAAGAAGAGTAGACGAGATGTTTGAAGAGGGGTGGATAAAAGAGGTTGTTCGACTTAAAGATGAAGGTCTACAAGGACCGCTTTTATATAAAGCACCAATAGGGTATGCAGAAATTATAGATTATTTGGATTCCAAATATAGTATGGAAGAACTTGTAAATTTAGTTAAAAAGAAGACTAAAACCTATGCCAGAAAACAACTAACATGGTTTAGGCGAGAAGACGGGATATGGCTTGAGATTCAAGATAAAAGAAAGACTGTAGAAGAAATAATCAAAAATTTTCTTGCTTTAAAAACGGAGGATTAA
- a CDS encoding thymidylate synthase gives MLPVIKIEGKNVPEVWEKSLIELWDKGVSVKTEYDTQGAPPSKDATMIMVVQNPLNEPRIHLGFPGGIEDLEKYRQEVVFGVHDHWINPEEKKWTYTYHDRLANYTLPNSSEKKSVNQLKYIVDKLSKTSFSRRAQAITWVPFYDPETYDPPCLQRIWCRILEDNGDYFLVMNAHWRSRDAYRAAFMNIFGLTSLQEFIASKVSERVGHIVKVGQYTDIIDSYHIYGESFEDFQSRFLSMMNKRDFYNSDRLKSRTIRSDDPSAIAGFEYGKQLLEMERKSGKKGATT, from the coding sequence ATGTTACCTGTGATAAAAATAGAGGGTAAGAATGTTCCTGAAGTATGGGAGAAAAGTCTTATTGAGTTGTGGGATAAGGGAGTTTCTGTTAAGACAGAGTATGATACTCAAGGGGCGCCTCCAAGTAAGGATGCTACTATGATAATGGTTGTTCAAAACCCTTTAAATGAGCCAAGGATACATCTTGGTTTTCCTGGGGGAATAGAGGACCTTGAAAAATATAGGCAAGAGGTGGTTTTTGGGGTTCATGACCATTGGATAAATCCTGAAGAGAAAAAATGGACATACACCTATCACGATAGGTTGGCTAATTACACCCTACCTAACTCTTCTGAAAAAAAATCTGTTAACCAGCTCAAATATATTGTAGACAAACTCTCAAAAACGTCTTTCTCAAGAAGAGCTCAGGCAATAACTTGGGTTCCATTTTACGACCCCGAAACTTACGACCCACCGTGTTTACAGAGGATATGGTGTAGAATATTGGAAGATAATGGAGACTATTTCCTTGTTATGAATGCACACTGGCGCTCAAGGGATGCATACAGGGCTGCTTTTATGAATATTTTTGGTCTGACATCTCTACAGGAATTTATTGCGTCAAAAGTATCTGAAAGAGTAGGGCATATAGTTAAAGTAGGTCAATATACAGATATAATTGATTCATACCATATATATGGGGAGAGTTTTGAGGATTTTCAAAGCCGTTTTTTAAGTATGATGAATAAGAGGGATTTTTATAATAGTGACCGGTTAAAAAGCAGAACCATAAGAAGCGATGACCCTTCTGCGATTGCAGGTTTTGAATATGGTAAACAACTTCTTGAGATGGAAAGAAAATCTGGTAAGAAAGGTGCAACAACCTAA
- a CDS encoding neutral/alkaline non-lysosomal ceramidase N-terminal domain-containing protein, with protein sequence MDNRLLAGTTKVDITPPLGYLLQGHTIRNKPSKRVHDQLGLKVVSISKESERMVLVSCDLLCFTKDFVEDVRAEITEKTGLLPHQVLLCCSHTHTGPFTLDLLGSDPRNFVPEYLSIVKKKIAGAVIESMSNQVPVKVKYGRANVDMGIINRRRKNPDGTIGGPDTTGFIDYEVSVLSFERDEGDPLAILFNYGCHPTTLSADIYEVSADYPGAAQKEIESFYYKTNAIFTNGCLGDVRPALLDEEEHNFRGGSFEDMRRMGRLLASGAIQARETSVLLNVEKLETRLEKFSFNLDRNFLFQDKQALEDNFLKLVYKFRKTYQPLESEIRWKNFWLDKINRKEVIPQEIIREIHLFKIGGVSLVGLPGETVAEIGLKIKQKLKNAFTIGLSNGYLSYIPSATTLKEGGYEASLFFYQDSPGPFSVDMEEKLLDKIFSMVEK encoded by the coding sequence ATGGATAATAGATTGCTGGCAGGAACCACAAAGGTTGATATTACACCTCCTCTCGGATACTTGTTGCAAGGGCATACAATTCGCAATAAACCAAGTAAAAGAGTACACGACCAACTTGGTTTAAAAGTTGTTAGTATAAGCAAGGAAAGTGAACGTATGGTTTTAGTTAGTTGCGACCTATTATGTTTTACGAAAGATTTTGTAGAGGACGTAAGAGCAGAGATTACTGAAAAGACAGGTTTGTTGCCTCATCAGGTGCTTTTATGTTGTTCTCATACCCATACAGGACCTTTTACATTGGATTTATTGGGGAGCGACCCAAGAAACTTTGTGCCAGAGTACCTTTCTATTGTTAAGAAAAAGATTGCAGGTGCTGTTATTGAGTCTATGAGTAACCAAGTACCTGTAAAAGTTAAGTATGGGCGTGCCAATGTTGATATGGGTATTATCAATCGGCGTAGAAAGAATCCTGACGGAACAATCGGGGGACCTGACACAACAGGGTTTATTGATTACGAAGTAAGTGTTCTATCTTTTGAAAGAGATGAAGGTGACCCGCTTGCTATACTTTTTAACTACGGATGTCATCCAACAACTCTGTCTGCCGATATATACGAAGTTTCAGCTGACTATCCAGGTGCTGCACAGAAAGAAATAGAGAGTTTTTATTATAAAACAAACGCTATTTTTACCAACGGTTGTTTGGGAGATGTAAGACCTGCTCTTCTTGATGAAGAAGAACACAATTTTAGAGGCGGAAGTTTTGAAGATATGCGTAGGATGGGTAGACTTCTTGCGTCAGGAGCAATACAGGCTAGAGAAACTTCGGTTTTACTTAATGTGGAAAAATTAGAAACTCGTCTTGAAAAATTCTCTTTTAATCTCGATAGAAATTTTCTTTTTCAAGATAAACAGGCTCTTGAGGATAATTTTCTTAAATTGGTATACAAATTTAGAAAAACCTATCAACCACTCGAATCTGAAATAAGATGGAAGAACTTCTGGCTTGATAAAATTAACAGAAAAGAGGTTATTCCTCAAGAAATAATTAGGGAGATACATTTATTTAAAATAGGTGGTGTATCACTTGTTGGTTTACCAGGGGAAACAGTAGCAGAGATAGGTCTAAAGATAAAGCAGAAACTCAAGAATGCTTTTACTATTGGGTTGAGTAATGGGTATCTTAGTTATATTCCTTCTGCGACAACTCTTAAAGAGGGCGGATATGAAGCCTCCCTATTTTTTTATCAAGACTCTCCAGGTCCTTTTTCTGTTGATATGGAAGAGAAACTTCTTGATAAAATATTTTCTATGGTTGAAAAATAA
- the panC gene encoding pantoate--beta-alanine ligase encodes MKIIKRVSEVRSEVKNLKDKKNVIGLVPTMGAIHQGHISLVRGSKKECNITVVSIFVNPTQFGPSEDYEKYPRDIQRDILLLQEEGVDILFMPSVEEMYGKKSLVSVEVSELSEKFEGNLRPGHFKGVCTVVCKLFNIISPDKSYFGWKDAQQLVIIKKMVKDLNMPIEIVGCQIFREQDGLAMSSRNVYLSPEDRKNSIALYSGLKKIKDMVEVENIRDTSSLIVEGKRVAESFSGVELDYLSAVDTNTLEPLDKIKGEVLILGAIKIAGVRLLDNILIKLK; translated from the coding sequence ATGAAGATTATAAAAAGAGTCTCAGAGGTAAGAAGTGAGGTTAAAAATTTAAAAGATAAAAAAAATGTTATAGGGTTGGTGCCAACAATGGGCGCTATTCATCAGGGGCATATATCTCTTGTTAGAGGTTCAAAAAAGGAGTGTAATATAACAGTAGTTAGTATATTTGTTAACCCAACACAATTTGGACCTTCTGAAGATTATGAAAAGTATCCGAGAGATATTCAGAGAGATATTCTTCTGTTGCAAGAAGAAGGTGTAGATATACTGTTTATGCCTTCTGTGGAAGAGATGTATGGTAAAAAATCTCTCGTATCGGTGGAGGTATCAGAGCTTTCTGAAAAGTTTGAAGGTAACTTAAGACCTGGGCATTTTAAAGGTGTTTGCACAGTTGTGTGTAAATTGTTCAATATAATTTCTCCTGACAAATCTTATTTCGGATGGAAAGATGCACAACAACTTGTTATAATAAAAAAGATGGTAAAAGATTTAAATATGCCAATTGAAATAGTCGGGTGCCAAATATTTAGAGAACAGGACGGGCTTGCTATGAGTTCCAGAAATGTTTATTTGTCTCCAGAAGATAGGAAAAACTCTATTGCTCTTTATTCAGGTCTTAAAAAGATAAAAGATATGGTAGAAGTAGAAAATATAAGGGACACAAGTTCCCTTATAGTAGAAGGAAAAAGGGTGGCGGAAAGTTTTTCTGGTGTAGAGTTAGACTATTTATCAGCAGTTGATACAAATACCCTTGAACCTTTAGATAAGATAAAAGGAGAAGTACTTATTCTTGGAGCAATAAAAATTGCAGGAGTAAGACTTCTTGATAATATATTAATTAAATTGAAATAG
- a CDS encoding UTP--glucose-1-phosphate uridylyltransferase, which translates to MDKKKKSLQILIKRHQAHIIDYFNKLPPQEKESFLTNLDKLNLKLVFDLYDKEVSSVKEPKEYKNITPPTIFKPYSNIEKLKLKQAGETSISNGDLAVVIVAGGEATRLKYPHPKGMYPISPLQEKSLFQLFSEKIKALSLKYNVDIPLLIMTNPKTVSQIETFFSKNNFFDLNRNNIFFFQQELLPSITSEGKLITKKDGSILTNPDGHGGTIKSLWESKLVHKLEKRGIKMFFYCHIDNPLVNVLDPLFVGCHLTNKADFSLKTIKKYKNEKVGTLVNVNNKPIIIEYIELPTQLQKAVDKKGNLIFNSGSIGIHIINRDFIKSLNENGFALPYHKQEKKVSFEDKEIDVWKFETFFFDAIPLAKKICCIETNRQEEFAPLKNYKGKDSPSRVKEQMVKFYKKWLLEANIDVPNNIIVEISPLFATDKEEFIAKIDRIKPVFTKDTYLT; encoded by the coding sequence ATGGACAAGAAAAAAAAGAGTTTACAGATACTAATTAAACGCCACCAAGCCCACATCATTGACTATTTTAACAAACTACCTCCTCAAGAAAAGGAGTCTTTTTTAACCAATTTAGATAAACTTAACCTAAAGCTGGTATTTGATTTGTATGATAAAGAAGTTTCTTCTGTTAAAGAGCCAAAAGAATATAAAAATATTACGCCTCCAACAATATTTAAACCATATTCAAATATAGAAAAGTTAAAACTTAAACAAGCCGGCGAAACATCTATAAGCAATGGAGATTTAGCAGTAGTAATAGTTGCAGGAGGAGAAGCCACAAGGTTAAAATACCCACACCCTAAAGGGATGTACCCAATCTCTCCTTTACAAGAAAAATCATTGTTCCAGTTATTTAGCGAAAAAATTAAAGCGTTATCTTTAAAATATAATGTAGATATCCCTTTACTGATTATGACAAACCCTAAAACCGTTTCACAGATTGAAACATTCTTCTCAAAAAACAACTTTTTTGACCTTAACCGTAACAACATATTCTTTTTTCAGCAAGAACTCTTACCTTCAATAACATCGGAAGGAAAACTTATTACTAAAAAAGATGGCAGTATCCTTACAAACCCTGATGGACACGGAGGTACAATTAAATCTCTATGGGAATCAAAACTTGTACATAAACTTGAAAAGAGAGGCATAAAAATGTTCTTCTATTGCCATATAGATAACCCTCTTGTTAATGTTTTGGACCCTCTATTTGTTGGATGTCATTTAACAAATAAAGCAGATTTTTCACTAAAAACCATAAAAAAATATAAGAACGAAAAAGTCGGGACACTTGTAAATGTGAACAATAAACCTATAATCATAGAATATATCGAACTACCTACCCAACTCCAAAAAGCGGTTGATAAAAAAGGTAACCTAATCTTTAATAGTGGTAGTATTGGAATTCATATTATTAACAGAGATTTCATAAAATCTTTGAATGAAAACGGTTTTGCATTACCTTATCATAAACAAGAAAAAAAGGTTTCATTTGAAGACAAAGAGATAGATGTATGGAAATTTGAAACATTTTTCTTCGACGCCATACCTTTAGCTAAAAAAATCTGTTGTATTGAAACCAACAGACAAGAAGAGTTTGCGCCTCTCAAAAACTATAAAGGAAAAGATTCTCCTTCACGGGTTAAGGAGCAGATGGTTAAATTTTATAAGAAATGGTTGTTGGAAGCAAATATTGATGTACCTAACAATATTATTGTTGAAATAAGCCCTTTATTTGCCACAGATAAAGAAGAATTTATTGCTAAAATAGATAGAATAAAACCTGTATTCACAAAAGATACCTACCTAACCTAA
- a CDS encoding zf-HC2 domain-containing protein yields the protein MNCKRYQRFIVESIVGEIGKRDKENLDAHLKICSDCRRTFIHYESILNKSKEIETSIPDDIFWANRLKDIYQLPEKKNFRLVPVFALTVSIICFIILNIVLTPLGGKIFTKNKKKDAFVFNTLPMSEERLLEMADYIDEKSAIDILDIIFDNNIPYVVNSNN from the coding sequence ATGAATTGTAAAAGGTATCAACGTTTTATAGTAGAATCTATTGTTGGGGAAATTGGTAAGAGGGATAAAGAAAATCTTGATGCCCATTTGAAAATATGTAGTGATTGTCGAAGAACTTTTATTCATTACGAATCTATTTTAAATAAGAGCAAAGAAATTGAAACCTCTATCCCTGATGATATTTTTTGGGCAAACAGGTTAAAAGATATTTATCAATTACCAGAAAAGAAAAACTTTAGATTGGTCCCTGTTTTTGCCTTAACTGTTTCTATAATATGTTTTATAATTTTAAATATTGTTTTAACACCTTTAGGAGGTAAGATTTTTACAAAAAATAAGAAGAAAGATGCCTTTGTTTTTAACACTCTCCCTATGTCAGAAGAAAGATTGCTTGAGATGGCTGACTACATCGATGAAAAATCAGCAATAGATATTTTGGATATAATATTTGATAATAACATCCCTTATGTTGTTAATTCCAACAATTAA
- the purB gene encoding adenylosuccinate lyase: MIPRYTRVEMSKVWSDENKFKKWLDVEIAALEGWSKIGVIPDIAVKSIRDNAKLDIKKINEIEKTTGHDVIAFVEQVSDTAGEYGHYIHYGLTSSDIVDTALALQLREAGNILLKDIFTVMEILKDKALAFKDIIMMGRTHGIHAEPLTLGFKFAGWYYEFLRNHKRMESAIEEISAGKLSGAVGTFSNIDPRVEEYVCNKFSLEKENFSTQIISRDRHSFFLSVISIVAASCEKIALQIRLMQQTELSELAEPFGKGQKGSSAMPHKRNPILSERVCGLARVVKKNVNVSLENVALWHERDISHSSAERIVFPESTILLDYILNLLSKILKDIDVFEENLKEDMKINKKVFFSQILLNTLVEKGVPRKTAYEKIQKKAFEAISGEKDFPTLIKDSLGIKKYLTKEELDNIFDIKHLLRNIDKMFEKLQ, translated from the coding sequence ATGATACCAAGGTATACCAGAGTAGAGATGTCGAAGGTTTGGAGTGACGAAAATAAGTTTAAAAAATGGCTTGATGTTGAAATAGCAGCCCTTGAAGGTTGGAGTAAAATTGGAGTAATTCCTGATATTGCTGTTAAGAGTATTAGAGATAACGCTAAGCTTGATATAAAAAAAATTAATGAGATAGAAAAAACAACAGGGCACGATGTAATAGCGTTTGTAGAGCAAGTTAGCGATACAGCAGGCGAGTATGGTCATTATATACACTACGGGTTGACTTCTTCTGATATTGTAGATACTGCTCTTGCTTTACAATTGAGGGAAGCAGGGAATATTCTGCTTAAAGATATTTTTACAGTAATGGAAATATTGAAAGATAAAGCCTTAGCTTTTAAGGATATAATAATGATGGGGAGAACCCACGGTATTCACGCCGAACCATTGACACTCGGTTTTAAGTTTGCAGGGTGGTATTATGAGTTTTTAAGGAACCACAAACGTATGGAATCTGCAATTGAAGAGATAAGCGCAGGAAAACTTTCTGGTGCTGTTGGAACCTTTTCTAATATAGACCCTCGTGTTGAAGAGTACGTATGTAATAAGTTTTCTCTTGAAAAAGAGAACTTTTCAACTCAGATTATTTCCAGAGATAGACATTCATTTTTTCTTTCAGTTATAAGTATAGTTGCTGCCTCTTGCGAAAAGATAGCTTTACAGATACGTCTTATGCAACAGACAGAACTTTCTGAGTTAGCTGAGCCCTTCGGGAAAGGTCAGAAAGGTTCGTCAGCTATGCCTCATAAAAGAAACCCTATATTAAGTGAAAGAGTTTGCGGACTTGCAAGGGTTGTAAAGAAGAATGTAAATGTATCTTTAGAGAACGTAGCTTTATGGCACGAAAGAGATATAAGCCATTCTTCAGCTGAGAGAATAGTTTTTCCTGAATCTACAATTCTGTTGGACTACATACTAAACCTTTTATCTAAAATTTTGAAAGATATAGATGTTTTTGAAGAAAACCTTAAAGAAGATATGAAAATAAATAAGAAAGTTTTCTTCTCCCAGATATTACTTAATACATTGGTTGAGAAAGGGGTTCCTCGTAAAACAGCTTATGAGAAAATACAGAAGAAAGCTTTTGAAGCAATCTCTGGAGAAAAGGATTTTCCTACCTTGATTAAAGATTCTCTTGGTATAAAAAAATATTTAACTAAGGAAGAACTTGATAATATTTTTGATATCAAACATCTTTTAAGGAATATTGATAAAATGTTTGAGAAGTTACAATGA
- the polX gene encoding DNA polymerase/3'-5' exonuclease PolX encodes MTKNKEISDILGKIADILELKDENVFKIRAYRKASKTIMELSEDISEIEKRGELNKIEGIGKGLSEKIQEYLANEKIEEYQELILEIPEGVIELLEIQNLGPRTLYEIYKKFKIQNLNDLEKLIEDGKLLELPGMGDKKIENIKTGIFFYKTGKKRISIGIALPLAEEISELVKDKAENLSISGSLRRMQDTVGDIDILVASNERGKVIDAFVGSPLVKKILAKGDTKASIIIKTNDLQVDLRVVGIDSYGAALQYFTGSVAHNIKVRKLAKDKGLKINEYGVFKGEEYIAGANEKEIYSLLGLSWIPPELREDRGEIEASAKGLLPNFIELVDIKGELHTHSNYSDGINDIKTIALEAKKIGYKYIGIADHSKSSRIAGGMSEESLKKRNEEIDIVQSEVSDIKILKGIEVDILSEGQLDYPDEILEKLDYVIAAIHQGFSKNVGMRMKKAMDNHLVDVIAHPTGRLLSGRKGYEVDIDEIIEYAAEKNVALEINSSFDRLDLNDLNILKGKSVGAKFLISTDLHRIKMFKEIRYGVGLARRGWLERSDVINTYGWDVIPLKRRMG; translated from the coding sequence ATGACTAAAAATAAAGAAATATCAGATATATTAGGAAAAATAGCGGATATACTTGAACTTAAAGATGAAAATGTTTTTAAGATAAGAGCCTATAGAAAAGCCTCCAAAACCATTATGGAACTTTCCGAAGATATATCTGAAATTGAAAAGAGGGGCGAACTTAATAAGATAGAAGGGATAGGTAAGGGTTTGTCTGAGAAGATTCAAGAGTACTTAGCTAACGAAAAAATAGAAGAGTATCAAGAACTTATCTTAGAAATCCCTGAAGGTGTGATTGAGTTGTTAGAGATACAAAATCTTGGACCTCGCACATTGTATGAAATCTATAAAAAATTTAAGATACAGAACCTTAATGACTTAGAAAAACTCATAGAAGACGGTAAACTATTAGAACTTCCGGGTATGGGTGATAAAAAAATTGAGAATATAAAGACGGGAATCTTTTTTTATAAAACTGGTAAAAAGAGAATTTCTATTGGGATAGCGTTACCTTTGGCTGAAGAAATTTCAGAATTGGTTAAAGATAAAGCAGAAAATCTTTCAATATCAGGGTCATTGAGAAGGATGCAGGATACTGTTGGAGATATAGATATTCTGGTTGCTAGCAATGAAAGAGGTAAGGTTATAGATGCCTTTGTTGGTAGCCCTCTTGTAAAAAAAATCTTAGCTAAAGGCGATACAAAAGCGTCTATAATTATAAAGACCAACGATTTACAGGTTGATCTTAGGGTTGTTGGTATAGATTCTTATGGGGCAGCATTGCAATATTTTACTGGTTCGGTTGCTCATAATATAAAGGTAAGAAAGTTGGCTAAGGATAAAGGTTTGAAAATAAACGAGTACGGAGTGTTTAAAGGTGAAGAATATATTGCTGGAGCCAATGAAAAAGAAATTTACTCTTTACTTGGTCTTTCTTGGATACCTCCTGAATTGAGAGAAGATAGAGGAGAGATAGAGGCATCTGCAAAAGGGCTTCTACCTAACTTTATTGAATTGGTTGATATAAAGGGTGAACTACATACCCACTCAAATTATTCAGATGGAATAAATGATATAAAGACAATTGCTCTTGAGGCAAAAAAGATTGGTTATAAATATATAGGGATAGCTGACCATTCTAAAAGTTCACGAATTGCTGGCGGTATGAGTGAAGAATCATTAAAAAAACGGAATGAAGAGATAGATATAGTTCAATCTGAGGTTTCCGATATAAAAATACTAAAAGGTATAGAGGTAGATATTTTGTCGGAAGGACAACTCGACTATCCTGATGAAATACTTGAAAAACTCGATTATGTGATAGCTGCCATACACCAAGGGTTTTCAAAAAATGTAGGAATGAGGATGAAGAAAGCAATGGATAACCACTTGGTTGATGTTATAGCTCACCCAACAGGGCGACTTCTTTCAGGTAGGAAAGGGTATGAAGTTGATATAGATGAAATTATTGAGTATGCTGCTGAAAAAAATGTAGCTCTTGAAATAAATTCTTCTTTTGATAGGTTGGATTTGAATGATTTAAACATATTGAAAGGCAAATCTGTTGGAGCAAAGTTTCTTATTAGCACCGATTTGCATAGAATAAAAATGTTTAAAGAGATTAGGTATGGCGTTGGTTTAGCAAGGAGAGGATGGCTTGAAAGAAGCGATGTTATTAACACTTATGGTTGGGATGTTATTCCATTAAAAAGGAGGATGGGTTAA
- the folK gene encoding 2-amino-4-hydroxy-6-hydroxymethyldihydropteridine diphosphokinase — protein sequence MVKIYISIGSNKGDRQKHIVDALKYLQQYVFILKISSFIVTAPVENVKGGYFLNGVVEGKTAFRPQQLLSFLQQVEVNVGREVFHKKGDEREIDLDIVFYGTKVIKRENLVIPHPRYSGREFVLTPLLEIAPYLIDPVTKCSINKLRKE from the coding sequence ATGGTTAAAATATATATATCTATTGGAAGCAATAAAGGAGATAGGCAAAAGCATATTGTTGACGCCTTAAAATATTTACAACAATATGTTTTTATATTAAAAATATCGTCTTTTATTGTCACTGCTCCAGTTGAAAACGTGAAAGGTGGATATTTTCTTAATGGTGTTGTTGAAGGTAAAACAGCCTTTCGTCCTCAACAGTTATTATCTTTTTTACAGCAGGTAGAGGTTAATGTTGGAAGAGAGGTTTTTCATAAAAAAGGTGATGAAAGAGAGATAGATCTGGATATTGTTTTTTATGGAACTAAGGTTATTAAAAGAGAAAACCTTGTTATACCTCACCCGAGATACAGTGGTAGAGAGTTTGTTCTTACGCCCTTGTTAGAAATTGCACCTTATTTAATTGACCCTGTTACAAAGTGTAGTATTAATAAATTAAGGAAAGAGTAA